From the genome of Vulpes lagopus strain Blue_001 chromosome 2, ASM1834538v1, whole genome shotgun sequence, one region includes:
- the LOC121479561 gene encoding E3 ubiquitin-protein ligase RNF4-like has product MNTRMCYGSMVSSRQTLEFGTAGEGGPSPEMVLEAELIDLRESDEIVDLTCESLEPTVIDLTCHDSVVITEERRRRGGNTRSFQGQTGSSVVSSDKEELMRNRDVYVTDSTCHNALEEEAVSCTLPGYIRCRICMDGYSEIDLSRRHIYSTECGHIFCSRCLCMSLKYNKNCPVCLKKINCYQYHRIFV; this is encoded by the coding sequence ATGAATACAAGAATGTGCTATGGTAGCATGGTGAGTTCCAGACAAACCCTAGAATTCGGTACAGCTGGGGAAGGAGGCCCAAGTCCTGAGATGGTCTTAGAAGCAGAACTGATAGACCTCAGGGAAAGTGATGAAATAGTTGACCTCACCTGCGAATCGCTAGAACCTACAGTGATTGACCTAACTTGCCACGACTCTGTTGTGATTACTGAAGAAAGGAGGCGACGAGGGGGGAACACAAGGTCATTCCAAGGCCAAACTGGCAGCTCTGTGGTGAGCAGTGATAAGGAGGAGCTGATGAGAAACAGGGATGTATATGTGACCGACAGTACCTGCCATAATGCCCTGGAAGAAGAAGCTGTAAGTTGCACACTACCTGGTTATATCCGGTGCCGAATTTGTATGGATGGGTACTCGGAGATTGACCTAAGTAGGCGACACATTTACTCTACAGAATGTGGCCATATCTTCTGTAGTCGGTGCCTCTGCATGTcccttaaatataataaaaattgccCAGTTTGTTTGAAGAAAATCAACTGCTATCAGTACCACCGCATTTTTGTATGA